A stretch of Hydractinia symbiolongicarpus strain clone_291-10 chromosome 9, HSymV2.1, whole genome shotgun sequence DNA encodes these proteins:
- the LOC130657200 gene encoding antistasin-like: MYKFLALATVLMVCTVANAKPSRIVFPTDPPCSGVNCRMYCPFGFETDSNGCEICRCRTECPPVCRIYCPNGNVKDAYGCDTCKCKPF; encoded by the exons ATGTACAAGTTTCTAGCTCTCGCAACG GTTTTGATGGTATGCACAGTTGCAAATGCCAAACCATCACGAATCGTTTTCCCAA CTGACCCACCATGCTCCGGAGTAAACTGCAGAATGTATTGTCCATTTGGTTTTGAAACTGACTCAAATGGCTGCGAAATATGCAGGTGCCGAACAG AATGCCCACCAGTATGCAGAATATATTGTCCAAATGGAAACGTAAAAGATGCATATGGCTGTGACACCTGTAAATGTAAaccattttaa
- the LOC130657199 gene encoding complexin-like yields MEKMTQVMVQNKAASIKADVKKNMTSILGENEEEKEIKENRKRQDSVKEMEEQREKAKQERDEEHRKKNEEREKLRSNIRDKYKLKGSKHYDGQYHHTSATDSKFAENTENLQSKKKDSCCVQ; encoded by the coding sequence ATGGAGAAAATGACGCAGGTCATGGTTCAAAACAAAGCGGCTTCTATAAAAGCAGACGTGAAGAAAAATATGACAAGTATACTGGGGGAAAATGAAGAGgagaaagaaataaaagagaACAGGAAAAGACAGGATTCTGTCAAAGAAATGGAAGAGCAGAGAGAAAAAGCGAAACAAGAAAGAGATGAAGAACACAGAAAGAAAAATGAAGAACGTGAGAAATTACGAAGTAACATACGTGATAAATATAAACTGAAAGGTAGCAAACATTATGATGGACAATATCACCACACTTCTGCAACGGACTCTAAATTTGCGGAAAATACTGAAAATTTgcaatcaaaaaagaaagattcCTGTTGCGTTCAATAA
- the LOC130657373 gene encoding cerberus-like: protein MRTNSTTITTLIIYLVLLETLLSHSHPIKATFHDSKMSHLATKISADGFVSKQNREELAKLMNIRGITCHGIHFHQTIRHKNCKPVIISNKMCFGSCLSKAKPLLFVGKIIQSKSPVPTCRPKHVILKKVMLNCHDNTQHSKEVNVTRACSCS, encoded by the exons ATGCGTACTAATAG CACCACAATCACAACTTTAATAATATACTTGGTTTTGCTCGAGACGCTACTCTCGCATTCACATCCCATCAAAGCCACATTTCACGACAGCAAAATGAGTCATCTCGCAACGAAAATATCAGCTGATGGCTTTGTATCAAAGCAAAACAGAGAAGAATTAGCAAAACTTATGAACATAAGAGGAATAACTTGCCACGGAATACATTTTCACCAGACTATACGCCACAAAAATTGCAAGCCTGTGATTATCTCAAATAAAATGTGTTTTGGTTCTTGTTTATCGAAAGCAAAGCCTTTACTATTTGTTGGGAAAATAATCCAATCCAAATCCCCTGTGCCAACATGTAGACCAAAAcatgtcattttaaaaaaagttatgctGAACTGCCATGACAATACGCAACACTCTAAAGAAGTCAATGTCACTCGTGCATGCAGTTGCAGTTGA